AACATCAGTATGAGACACTGGAGATGTGAGTTGTTGTGCAAACGGTACGTATGCCGgctcctcttcagcttcctcaatCCGATTGTCCTCCGAGCTAGTTCGGCCAGGGGAGCTACCGGCAATAGGGCTTTGAGTCAAGTCATGTGTGGAAGACGCTGCAGAGTTCTCCATAATCGCGGACCTGTGAGGGGGCTGGGGTCCAAATCTCGTTGTATCGGACATGCTTCGCGAGTGTGGCGATGGTGTAAACGGCTCCTCTTTAGGCACCTGCTGGACGACAGCATCTACCGACTGGTTGAACGCAGGAACGTAACCCGGCAAACCTCCCTTACGACTTGACGCCGCTGCAGGGACGTTGCTGTATCTATTCGGGATACTAGCACGGAAGCGAGGCTTGTTTGTGGTGATGCTGCTTGTCCTGCTACTGACATTTGCCATTCGACGTGCGGTTGCATCCTTGAGCTGTTTTCTCCACTCCCCCTCACTCCAGTTCTGAGAACCAGGAGTCCGCATGAGATTCGCGATATCCATCAGGTCAACGTAGTCATACCGTTCCTGGTCCGGAAAAGCGAACATAATGCTCTTAACGTGGTTTACTGCGGCGATAAGACGGTTCGGACGTCCGTATAGGTTGAAGGTATCAAAGGTCGGTATCAAGAACTGAAGCATCATCTCGAACCCACTCACAGCAGGATGGACTTCCGGCATTACGAAAACGAACCCTTCCATTTTAGCCTCTGACTGCGAGTGTAAGATGAAGGTCCCCTCGATTTTGATCAGAGTCGACTGATCAATCAAAGCCTTCGATTGGGGGTAGATGGCGTATGCACAATATGCGTCGGTAACTGTCGCTATAggcttcaccttcttcgtcttcttcgtctcatAGAACTTGATGCTTCCTATTACCAGCTTTGGCGCACGGTCATAGGcggacttcttcctcataGTCTTCCTTGCTTTCTGAAGCTCTTTCTCATCTGGTGGCGTTATCACAAACCAGCAGCGCCTCCAGGGGGTTCCAGCCCCGAATCTCACACGAGCCCAATCTTCATGCTTGAATCGAGTGTGCTCCAAAATCATTCGGATATTGTTCAATTCTCTGCCTTTAGCGGCGATGATAGAACCGGTGTATGCTTCGTAGAGACAAGTATGCTCATATATGGCCAGACGAATTGCGGAGGCCCATTGGATCAAAGAGTCGTAGGAGTCGAAGTGAAGAAGATAACGGTTTTGGCCGGCAGACGAGACGCTCAAGACGTTCTGGAGAGATTGTGCGCCAGCCAGGTTTTGTGTGGGAAGCGTTTCAATCTGTTACTGTTGTTAGAACGACATTATCTACTGAAAGGGTTCTACTGAAACTTACCGATTTGACTGAAGAGTCCGCGAGGTTAATGAATGTTGGAGACACGTCTGCTGGATCGGCTGCTGCGTCCAGCGCAGCGGCATCCCATAAGGATAGGACTGTTCCGACAAGTTGAGCATAGCACTCCACCCATTGTCGTTCAGCACATGGACGGCCATCTATGGAGGGAAGTAAAGTTAATTGGACTGCGGGAGCCTTCGGTAGAGGAGACGGGAACCTACTGGTATCCAAATCATTCAGCTTCAGAAAGTATCCCTCGAAGTACAGTTTGTTGGCATGACTGTTCATATACGAAAAGATACGCTGCAGTTCGGCAGGAGTGTCCTCTGCTAATTGCATAAACGGAGGCTTAGTTGTAAAGAGCGTCGAGCCCGGCCGCGACATGCGTCGTTCGGCTTTTGACGGAGAGCCATCGTGCGGAGAAGGTGTGTCTGGAGAAGGTGTATCGAACCTTGATGGAGGAGCGTTGTAGGACGACGACGTCGGTCGTCCACCTCCATCGGGGCTTGTTTTACGGGATGGTCCTCCAAAGGCTGATAGAAACGACAGCACTACAAACGCAAGGGATATCAGCGACATTCTCAGAAGTGGAGTTGATCCCACGAGATCGACAAAACTTACCGCGAGAGCGAACCATGATTGCAATGGTTGATTATCAGACGATAAGAAGACCAGCTTCTGcgtatgttcttttttttggtgtAAATTCTTCAacgaagaaaagggaaaacgAGCGAGCGCTGGCAAGAAAACGGGAGGGGCGGGGAATCGATTGATGGTGTTTGGGCTCCGGGATCTCCGCGCGGAGGCAGCGACAGAGTGTGAGGACGCAAAacccgccaacaacaaccttcaGACCTGCACAACCAGTTCCATGAAGACTGAAGAAACGGCGAAGAGACGGTGTGTGTAGGAAGAGCGAATGACACGGAGAGAAAGTTAGGCTGGGCGGTCAGCCAAGTTGAATTGGTTCTTGGGTGGATGGCGCAAGATCGAAGTAGTCGTCAGCGCCTGACCAGATCCGAGTCAGTCGGACACTAACAGAGTAGTCCGGGAGCTTGGGAAAGATCGAAGTTGCGGGGAGGCAGAGAGGCGAGAGCCAGACgggatggggaagaaggatgaaaggaaaggaacAGGGGCcaggaaagaagagcagtgaCACAATAAGCAAGCAAAAAAGACAGAGAAAAGACCACGAGGTGAGACTGTGAGACAGCGAAACGGGCTCCGGGCGGAGGTCAAGATGATGCGCCGTGGGTCCAAGATGCGCGGTGCAGGTGGATTGGGACTAGAAGTGTCACCGTTTTTTTGCTGCCAGACTGGAATCTCAGCCACAGCTCGCAGCTGAAGCGCGAACAGAGCGACGGCGGGTCAGGCTACCAGTGGGCAATCAGGAGACCCTGTTCCAGCACAGTTAATGCCTCCAATAAGCCCTGGATACGGGCGTAAGGATCCCCTGTTGGCCACcggataaaaataaaaaatccAATTCTTTCTGGGGAGTGCGTCATCATGTGGCTCAACCAGACCTCGCCTATGTATGTCCAAGACCAGACTACGGAGTACGACGTACCAGCCTCGTCCTTGGGGTACGGTTCCAGATCGTCGATGCAGCTGCAACTGATCCCAGATAGGCCGCCTCTGCAGCtgattaatattattagtgGCTGGGTTTCGACGGTCTTTCTACATCGTCCACCGGCGTTCTTGACTTCTTGCAAGTATACGAAATTCCCCACGCCAAATATAGTAACACAAGCCCTGCATGTCTTACTCGATTGCTCCTCGCCTGCCGTACCAAAATCCCCCTTTTCTATCATATTCCATTTTCCCTTGACTTCTCCCAGCGCAGGACGAACCGCAAAGAGCGAAAACCGAGACAATCTGACAAATATGAACCGTGCCAAGGTCCCCTAACCCCTCACTGGGCCTGTCCATTCACTGGAGATTTCATGGCCGAAGACCGCGCATCCCGACTGGCCACTCAAATGGATTATTGTCACTGGCCGCGAATAGTTCACTTTTCTGGAATTTGTCCGCCTGGGATTTGCTGCACCGTACTTCGTAGGGGTCTTGACCATCGATAATAAACTATTTGTCTCCTTTTAAGGATCCGACTCCAGTGACGGCCCGGCGGCTGAAGCCCCAACCAAGCCCCTGAGTAACAGACTGCGAACCTGAAGCATTTCTGCGTTTCGAAGACAGCAGCTCAGCAGAATCAGTTCGTTTCCGTGACTCGCGATAAAAAGGAGTCTCAACCCCTCGATGCCACGAGAGCGAGAGTAGATACAAGACCAGTCAGACCACTGTGCACCAAACAAGGACTGGGATGTAAGGCTGAGCCACTCGGCCTGACGCGTATCGCAGGAGCGATCATTTCCAGAAGAACATCGCAGCGGCGACAAGCTTGAAGCGACAATAATGGCTTGAACGGTAAACGGCCCGACTCGATCAGCCAGCTGGGATCGACATCTCCAGCAATCGTGgctgtactccgtacgtacCAATGCTTGAGAGGGTCAAGCTGTGCGCTCCGCTCGCTAATTTGGTGGAACCACAGTTCAGTAAATGTTCGACGTTAAAGTAAACAACATTTCACATCAGAAGTACAGAGTAGATCACGTCAACTTGGTATCCAGACAGATGCGA
This genomic interval from Aspergillus puulaauensis MK2 DNA, chromosome 7, nearly complete sequence contains the following:
- a CDS encoding PH domain protein (COG:S;~EggNog:ENOG410PG3N;~InterPro:IPR001849,IPR011993;~PFAM:PF00169), with the protein product MVRSRVLSFLSAFGGPSRKTSPDGGGRPTSSSYNAPPSRFDTPSPDTPSPHDGSPSKAERRMSRPGSTLFTTKPPFMQLAEDTPAELQRIFSYMNSHANKLYFEGYFLKLNDLDTNGRPCAERQWVECYAQLVGTVLSLWDAAALDAAADPADVSPTFINLADSSVKSIETLPTQNLAGAQSLQNVLSVSSAGQNRYLLHFDSYDSLIQWASAIRLAIYEHTCLYEAYTGSIIAAKGRELNNIRMILEHTRFKHEDWARVRFGAGTPWRRCWFVITPPDEKELQKARKTMRKKSAYDRAPKLVIGSIKFYETKKTKKVKPIATVTDAYCAYAIYPQSKALIDQSTLIKIEGTFILHSQSEAKMEGFVFVMPEVHPAVSGFEMMLQFLIPTFDTFNLYGRPNRLIAAVNHVKSIMFAFPDQERYDYVDLMDIANLMRTPGSQNWSEGEWRKQLKDATARRMANVSSRTSSITTNKPRFRASIPNRYSNVPAAASSRKGGLPGYVPAFNQSVDAVVQQVPKEEPFTPSPHSRSMSDTTRFGPQPPHRSAIMENSAASSTHDLTQSPIAGSSPGRTSSEDNRIEEAEEEPAYVPFAQQLTSPVSHTDVAPPPTLTHDPRDAPPARPRPSSDARRANVRMSDATLAQLVAASGGMNLADRPPTSGSQNSSNYANNSPVSPTSSQANADALRFVAPTSGGLAAHQPAAKEQAPPVPEHNFGVSGAPTSNNPSHQPSSPKPSPKVNRLSTQSIRLDTEKAVKRKPISRTPTQTQVVSPQSSVGEPSFDDLRHTVDEDALDMVGIVSRPTFSVPKRPIQPEEESVYGDDESTTSPDYASTKGSLYSKNSVKSVPRPRMGVKKTVGTEPQPKDVVIGDAHYAMKDKPGHNPDIPTVDFGPTLNYLPTTGRPNTSDTLKKFDQNRSDPDVTGKQRYSIPAHQADRNHSRSPSRDEYRRSVLWQPGMAAPRPVTPGSGLTPEQFVQQRAAPSPPVHAHARTPSTATITPSPRPVSGDWTAYSRSKSQLGLNQDAIPRPKSRGGSSMMNYNDVSSHLSAREQEHVARMTGSSFFNLSGDKQKTPPPVNPMGLVGAIDAREQERRLMKEGMSNQMVQHAIAQRQHHWQQQPPQPQQQLAPATPPHSYGVQAGPGSLYNMPGASRTWDALNQTYRPEEPRRQSWYASQFASQPPQAGPPPYQASQYNPQQSHYGNANAPYY